The following DNA comes from Tepidanaerobacter syntrophicus.
CCCGCTTTTTGGGCTGCTTCGGTTAAAGAAAGCCCGGAAAGATAAGCCTCAAATAGTTTCTCAATCTTAACTGCTTCCTCTTCATTAACGACAGCCCTGCCGTTTTGAATGATATATCCAAAAGGTATATGGCTCATCATTTCATCAACCTTTCCCTTAATTTCAACCCGCATTTCATTTTGAAACCTATTTCCTCCTGTGAAAATACTATGATTTCTTCAATAAAATCCTCAAATATTTCACTATCAAATGCATTAATCTGCTTTTCAGCTTTCGTTGCAAATTTTAGAAGTTTTTCTACCTCAACAAGAGTAGTCATGCTCCCATCGATTGTGCGTTTTATGGCTTCTTTTTGCTCTTTTAATAAAGCCGCTTCTTTATGCAGCTCATTTTTCTGTGTATTAAAAAGAGCGGGTTCCAGGTATCCCTTGGCCATAAGTCCCATAATTACCTGAACCCGCTCTGTATTTTCTTTGATTTTTGTTTCCAGTTCTTGAATCTTCGCTAGATTATCTGAGTAATTTGTTTTCTTTAAGCTTTGCAGCAATGGCCTTAGAATGAACTTATGTCCGAAAATAAGCTTATTGATCATTACAACAAAGGCCTGATGGATTGCATCCTCTCTTATAAACTTCATGGAACAGCTTGATGCGTCCTTTATATGCTTTGTGCAGCACCAGGCAATATATTTACGGTTACCGCTGCCATGAATTCGACGCTTAAAATTGCTGCCACATTCTGCGCATTTGATTTTTCCTGAGAACAGGTAGCGTTGTTGATACTTACTGCTTCCCTTGATCACACCTTTTTCTTTTCCTCTTTGCCTTAAAATCTCTTGGGCAGCTTCAAATTCCTCATGGGATATAATGGCTTCATGATGATCTTTTATCATGTATTGATCTTTTTCCCCATGATTATAATGCCGCTTAAAATTCTCATCTGTATAGGTTTTTTGCAGAAGAACATCCCCAGTATATTTTTCATTGCTTAAAATGCCGCGGATAGTTGTCGCTGTCCAGTGTGAACCTCTCTTTGTTGGGATTTTGTCCGAATTTAGCCCATCTGCAATTTTCTGTGTGCCTTTACCGTCCAAAGCCTC
Coding sequences within:
- a CDS encoding recombinase family protein produces the protein MRKVTRIDGNNALQAFKPKVRVAAYCRVSTDSDEQMASLEAQKDHYESYIKANPDWEFAGIYYDEGISGTKKENRTGLLRLLADCENKKIDFIITKSVSRFARNTTDCIEMVRKLTDLGVFIYFEKENINTQRMDGELVLTILSSLAENESLSIAENSKWSIRRRFQNGTYKISYPPYGYDYVDGKLFINKEQAEIVKRIFSEALDGKGTQKIADGLNSDKIPTKRGSHWTATTIRGILSNEKYTGDVLLQKTYTDENFKRHYNHGEKDQYMIKDHHEAIISHEEFEAAQEILRQRGKEKGVIKGSSKYQQRYLFSGKIKCAECGSNFKRRIHGSGNRKYIAWCCTKHIKDASSCSMKFIREDAIHQAFVVMINKLIFGHKFILRPLLQSLKKTNYSDNLAKIQELETKIKENTERVQVIMGLMAKGYLEPALFNTQKNELHKEAALLKEQKEAIKRTIDGSMTTLVEVEKLLKFATKAEKQINAFDSEIFEDFIEEIIVFSQEEIGFKMKCGLKLRERLMK